A portion of the Labilithrix sp. genome contains these proteins:
- a CDS encoding DUF1704 domain-containing protein → MTPRRARELLERVSPALGSLKSKGNLLDEIAWPRAVEEEFFASKCTRLPRPKYAVDRDALEDEDRRLGALAGSIEGDEPIPAFLRSAVRSAVDRNRLLLAIGTKAFGDVSREIYGGARTAFWDGPTNLDLANHLLDRLKVTGWDEAKDRAAKKMGAEELAAYLGARIAQHRPKIDVDVLLDERCTSKAIAGMTRVRIRPDATFEPWEAEALYVHEVETHAFTAQNGAAQELAPFLRAGGPRTTPTQEGLAVFAELHHHALAIPRLERLAQRVKMVEMAEDGASFIDLHRWLVDRGATPRDAYLDAVRICRGGLPEGGAPFTKDACYVAGLLQVYAFLASFVRGGFRDEIEMLVAGRIALDDVVALVELRAHGLLARPRHRPTWLTRWSTLLPYFAFTSFLESVGLGAVEKHYEELIALARAARPARA, encoded by the coding sequence GGGTCGTTGAAGTCGAAGGGAAATCTCCTCGACGAGATCGCGTGGCCGCGCGCGGTGGAGGAGGAGTTCTTCGCCTCGAAGTGCACGCGCCTGCCGCGGCCGAAGTACGCGGTCGACCGCGACGCGCTCGAAGACGAGGACCGCCGCCTCGGCGCGCTCGCGGGCTCGATCGAGGGCGACGAGCCGATCCCGGCCTTCCTCCGCAGCGCGGTTCGCTCCGCCGTCGATCGCAACCGCCTCCTCCTCGCGATCGGGACGAAGGCGTTCGGCGACGTCTCGCGCGAGATCTACGGCGGCGCGCGGACCGCGTTCTGGGACGGACCGACCAACCTCGATCTCGCGAACCACCTCCTCGATCGGCTGAAGGTCACGGGCTGGGACGAGGCGAAGGACCGCGCCGCGAAGAAGATGGGCGCGGAGGAGCTCGCGGCGTACCTCGGCGCGCGCATCGCGCAGCATCGACCGAAGATCGACGTCGACGTGCTCCTCGACGAGCGCTGCACCTCGAAGGCGATCGCGGGGATGACGCGCGTGCGCATCCGTCCCGACGCGACGTTCGAGCCGTGGGAGGCGGAGGCCCTCTACGTCCACGAGGTCGAGACGCACGCCTTCACCGCGCAGAACGGCGCCGCGCAGGAGCTCGCTCCGTTCCTCCGCGCCGGCGGCCCGCGCACGACGCCGACGCAGGAGGGCCTCGCCGTGTTCGCGGAGCTGCACCATCACGCGCTCGCGATCCCGCGCCTCGAGCGCCTCGCGCAGCGCGTGAAGATGGTGGAGATGGCGGAGGACGGCGCGAGCTTCATCGATCTCCATCGCTGGCTCGTCGATCGCGGCGCGACCCCGCGCGACGCGTACCTCGACGCGGTCCGCATCTGTCGCGGCGGCCTCCCCGAGGGCGGCGCGCCGTTCACGAAGGACGCGTGTTACGTCGCCGGCTTGCTCCAGGTCTACGCGTTCCTCGCCTCGTTCGTGCGCGGCGGCTTCCGCGACGAGATCGAGATGCTCGTCGCCGGCCGCATCGCGCTCGACGACGTCGTCGCGCTGGTGGAGCTCCGCGCGCACGGGCTCCTCGCGCGCCCGCGCCACCGCCCGACGTGGCTCACGCGCTGGTCGACGCTCCTGCCCTACTTCGCGTTCACGTCGTTCCTCGAGTCGGTCGGCCTCGGCGCGGTGGAGAAGCACTACGAGGAGCTCATCGCCCTCGCCCGCGCGGCGCGCCCGGCTCGCGCTTAA
- a CDS encoding DUF4333 domain-containing protein: MSFRLAGPVLGALLVACGDAKVKKEDVEKISMGELAKQTGKPSPAITCPRALEAKVGATMTCAVPFEGKTHDVNVVVTTVDGGSVHFDIEIADEPR, encoded by the coding sequence ATGTCGTTCCGCCTCGCGGGGCCGGTGCTCGGCGCCCTCCTCGTCGCCTGCGGTGACGCGAAGGTGAAGAAGGAAGACGTCGAGAAGATCTCGATGGGAGAGCTCGCGAAGCAGACCGGCAAGCCGTCGCCGGCGATCACGTGCCCCCGCGCGCTCGAGGCGAAGGTCGGCGCGACGATGACGTGCGCGGTCCCCTTCGAAGGCAAGACCCACGACGTGAACGTCGTGGTCACGACCGTCGACGGCGGCTCCGTGCACTTCGACATCGAGATCGCCGACGAGCCGCGTTAA
- a CDS encoding DUF4333 domain-containing protein yields the protein MKRAALLLFFVLAACGSKREREVPSWDLEKIAQKQLSTKGKRAPAVHCYEALDARVGAQAVCWILIDGKPHDVTMTVTEVDGSDTSFDIEVAAEPRTPPRDEE from the coding sequence GTGAAGCGCGCCGCGCTCCTCCTCTTCTTCGTGCTCGCCGCGTGCGGATCGAAGCGCGAGCGCGAGGTGCCGTCGTGGGACCTCGAGAAGATCGCGCAGAAGCAGCTCTCGACGAAGGGCAAGCGCGCCCCGGCCGTGCATTGTTACGAAGCGCTCGACGCCCGCGTCGGCGCGCAAGCGGTGTGCTGGATCCTCATCGACGGCAAGCCGCACGACGTCACGATGACGGTCACCGAGGTCGACGGCTCCGACACGAGCTTCGACATCGAGGTCGCGGCCGAGCCCCGCACGCCGCCGCGCGACGAGGAGTGA